In the Opitutaceae bacterium genome, one interval contains:
- a CDS encoding aminodeoxychorismate/anthranilate synthase component II, producing MLLVIDNFDSFTFNLVQYFGQIGVRQHVVRNDAISPEEAVALDPDRVLISPGPCSPNEAGNSLAMVEAFAGRKPVFGVCLGHQCLGQYFGGKVVRAGRLMHGKTSPIHHRGTDLFRDVPSPFNATRYHSLLVERESLPDCLEITAETEEGEIMGLRHRELPLWGVQFHPESIATEHGMTLLRNFLAL from the coding sequence ATGTTGTTGGTTATAGACAACTTCGATTCCTTTACCTTCAATCTGGTCCAGTATTTCGGGCAGATTGGAGTGCGCCAGCATGTGGTCCGCAATGATGCCATCAGCCCGGAGGAGGCCGTCGCACTGGACCCCGACCGGGTATTGATCTCTCCCGGTCCCTGTTCTCCAAACGAGGCCGGCAACAGCCTGGCCATGGTCGAGGCGTTTGCCGGTCGGAAACCGGTTTTCGGGGTCTGTCTGGGCCACCAGTGTCTCGGCCAGTATTTCGGCGGCAAAGTCGTCCGGGCCGGGCGGCTGATGCACGGCAAAACCTCACCCATCCACCATCGCGGCACGGATCTCTTCCGCGATGTGCCCTCCCCTTTCAACGCCACCCGCTATCATTCCCTGCTGGTCGAACGTGAATCCCTGCCCGACTGCCTGGAAATCACGGCCGAAACCGAAGAGGGCGAGATCATGGGGCTGCGCCACCGCGAGCTTCCGCTCTGGGGGGTCCAGTTTCATCCCGAATCGATCGCAACCGAGCACGGAATGACCCTGCTGCGGAACTTTTTGGCGCTCTAG
- the nrdR gene encoding transcriptional regulator NrdR, translated as MRCPRCNSLDDKVVDSRISKDGATIRRRRECLACGHRITTTEQVLREGIMVIKQDGRREPFDRNKILTGIRKACEKRPIHIEQLNMLIEDVIDALEEQYDYEIPSRAIGEKIMENLRRIDPIAYIRFASVYKEFRDLSELIEEISALENSRLP; from the coding sequence ATGCGTTGCCCACGATGCAACTCCCTTGACGACAAGGTTGTCGACTCCCGAATCAGCAAAGACGGCGCCACCATCCGCCGCCGCCGTGAATGCCTCGCCTGCGGGCACCGGATCACCACGACCGAACAGGTGCTGCGCGAAGGCATCATGGTGATCAAGCAGGACGGGCGCCGGGAACCCTTCGATCGCAACAAGATCCTCACTGGAATCCGGAAGGCCTGCGAAAAGCGACCGATCCACATTGAACAGCTCAACATGCTGATTGAGGACGTCATTGATGCCCTTGAGGAGCAATACGACTACGAGATCCCCAGCCGGGCCATCGGAGAGAAGATCATGGAAAACCTTCGACGGATCGATCCGATCGCCTATATCCGCTTCGCCAGCGTCTATAAGGAATTCCGCGACCTCTCCGAATTGATCGAGGAAATCTCCGCTCTCGAGAATTCGAGGCTGCCATGA
- a CDS encoding histidine triad nucleotide-binding protein, whose product MTDKTIFSRIIDREIPARMEYEDEHCVVIHDVSPQAPVHLLIIPKKRIDRISAASDEDTGTLGHLLRVSRLVAAKLDLEKGFRLVINNGPHGCESVPHLHIHLLAGRQMSWPPG is encoded by the coding sequence ATGACCGACAAAACGATCTTCAGCCGCATCATCGACCGGGAGATCCCGGCCCGGATGGAATATGAGGATGAGCATTGCGTGGTCATCCACGACGTCAGCCCGCAGGCCCCGGTTCATCTCCTGATCATCCCGAAGAAACGCATTGACCGGATCAGCGCGGCCTCCGACGAGGATACCGGGACCCTCGGTCACCTCCTCAGGGTTTCCCGCCTGGTCGCCGCCAAGCTCGACCTCGAAAAGGGTTTCCGCCTCGTCATCAACAACGGACCCCACGGCTGCGAGTCCGTCCCCCACCTCCACATCCACCTCCTCGCCGGAAGACAGATGTCCTGGCCGCCGGGCTGA
- the dprA gene encoding DNA-processing protein DprA, with protein sequence MAVELTRRQAFMVLNGLPSLGPVTLKRLLDAFDDDPVAVLAARPADLRGISGVGPVIGRTIEDWPTHFRLDREEKKLETSGARFLTREDKDYPVLLKEIHDPPIGLYSLGNYTWAERAIAIVGSRRCTLYGQAVARRFGAELARAGFCVFSGLARGIDTAAHEGALGVKGGTAAVLGCGLDIIYPAENLDLYRKIGESGIVLSEFPFGRRADRQSFPMRNRVVAGSCQAVVVIESDLNGGSMITARFSGEQGRMIFAVPGRIDQASSRGCHALIRDGATLVTSVDEILEEFSYLGGMRPLPIGAAGGGVTARPELDGDESALYACFRGGSILNIDTMVGLTGLPLPAVSAALMSMELKRVVRKRADGCFEACP encoded by the coding sequence ATGGCTGTTGAGTTGACCCGCCGACAGGCCTTCATGGTTCTGAACGGACTGCCCTCGCTCGGCCCCGTCACCCTCAAGCGGTTGCTCGACGCTTTTGATGATGACCCGGTCGCGGTCCTTGCGGCCCGGCCGGCCGATCTGCGGGGTATCTCCGGGGTGGGTCCGGTCATCGGTCGGACCATTGAGGACTGGCCGACCCACTTCCGGCTGGACCGCGAGGAAAAGAAACTCGAAACAAGCGGAGCCCGTTTCCTGACCAGGGAGGACAAGGATTATCCGGTGCTGCTCAAGGAGATCCATGACCCGCCGATCGGACTGTATTCACTTGGGAATTACACATGGGCCGAGCGGGCCATCGCCATTGTCGGGTCCCGGCGGTGCACCCTCTACGGCCAGGCCGTGGCCAGGCGGTTCGGGGCGGAACTGGCCCGGGCCGGATTCTGCGTCTTCAGTGGTCTCGCCCGGGGGATCGACACCGCCGCCCACGAAGGTGCCCTCGGGGTGAAGGGCGGGACCGCCGCCGTGCTCGGTTGCGGGCTGGACATCATCTATCCGGCGGAGAACCTCGACCTCTATCGCAAGATCGGCGAATCCGGTATCGTCCTGTCGGAGTTTCCCTTCGGGCGACGGGCGGATCGCCAGAGCTTTCCCATGCGCAACCGCGTCGTCGCCGGTTCCTGCCAGGCGGTGGTCGTGATCGAGTCCGACCTCAACGGGGGTTCCATGATCACGGCCCGGTTCTCCGGGGAACAGGGCCGGATGATCTTTGCGGTTCCCGGAAGGATCGACCAGGCGAGCAGCCGGGGATGTCATGCCCTCATCCGCGATGGTGCCACCCTGGTCACCTCGGTCGATGAGATCCTCGAGGAGTTCAGCTATCTCGGAGGAATGCGCCCGCTGCCGATCGGCGCGGCCGGTGGCGGGGTCACCGCGCGGCCCGAACTGGACGGCGACGAATCCGCCCTCTACGCCTGTTTCCGGGGTGGGAGTATTCTGAACATCGATACAATGGTCGGTCTGACCGGGCTCCCCCTGCCCGCCGTCTCCGCCGCCCTCATGTCGATGGAACTCAAGCGGGTTGTCCGCAAACGGGCTGACGGCTGTTTCGAAGCCTGTCCGTGA
- a CDS encoding NAD(P)H-hydrate dehydratase, which yields MPAPDPPMMDADGSLPSAFADPILSCAEARRWEADLLADDDAATWKAMQAAGRAVGASIFQDLQEVGLPTVGRILVLVGKGHNGGDALIALSTLLERKPEWRALIVLSSGTASLRPLTRRALEMLDLNRNPRIELAVAAGKGGDRVADSLSEESFDLCLDGLLGMAFKPPLSGATARIIEWVNRNPGIALRAAVDLPSGIGDASDPGAFRADFTYATGIVKRPVVLESNRDRVGRFRYLDLGFFRERRPTAESLVLKDAILDPLRALRPPATDKRSFGHVFVLTGSRPYPGALLMAVRAALQSGAGLVTAFAPESLAAALPAHAPEAIWVPWPETLAGSLALEGRHLLVSRRERCGSLVMGPGLGREEETLRLVAEADRLVDVPVALDADALQKGLVDELAGRRDRVAPLVLTPHAGEFARIAEEDPNDRSLLGYSQRLGVITCLKGPVTRISNGNRIYLSPYGGPVLARGGSGDLLAGILGTALAGCPGAILEATCRAVVWHGRAADLLARSRGPVAVRTGEVLDFLSPVLRRSDHGC from the coding sequence ATGCCGGCGCCTGATCCACCGATGATGGATGCGGACGGAAGCCTGCCATCCGCGTTCGCGGACCCCATCCTCAGTTGCGCCGAGGCGCGGCGCTGGGAGGCGGATCTCCTGGCGGACGATGATGCTGCCACGTGGAAGGCCATGCAGGCCGCGGGCCGGGCTGTCGGGGCGAGCATTTTTCAGGACCTGCAGGAAGTGGGACTTCCGACCGTCGGCCGGATCCTTGTTCTGGTGGGGAAGGGGCACAACGGGGGCGACGCCCTCATCGCCCTTTCCACCCTGCTCGAGCGGAAACCGGAATGGCGCGCCCTGATCGTCCTTTCCTCCGGCACCGCGTCGCTCAGGCCTCTGACCCGCCGGGCGCTCGAGATGCTCGATTTGAATCGGAATCCAAGGATCGAACTCGCGGTGGCGGCCGGCAAGGGGGGCGATCGAGTGGCCGACAGTCTGAGTGAAGAATCCTTTGACCTCTGCCTCGACGGGCTCCTGGGGATGGCCTTCAAGCCGCCCCTGAGTGGCGCGACCGCCCGGATCATTGAATGGGTCAACCGGAACCCCGGAATCGCACTCCGGGCGGCTGTCGATCTGCCCAGTGGAATCGGCGATGCATCCGACCCTGGGGCGTTTCGGGCGGATTTCACCTACGCAACCGGCATCGTCAAGCGTCCGGTCGTCCTGGAATCGAACCGCGATAGAGTGGGGCGGTTCCGCTACCTCGACCTTGGTTTCTTCCGGGAGCGGCGGCCGACGGCGGAATCCTTGGTGCTCAAGGACGCCATCCTTGATCCGTTGCGCGCCCTTCGCCCGCCCGCAACGGACAAGCGGTCGTTCGGCCATGTCTTCGTCCTGACGGGAAGCCGGCCTTATCCTGGCGCCCTTCTTATGGCGGTCCGCGCGGCCCTCCAATCCGGTGCCGGCCTGGTCACGGCCTTCGCGCCGGAGTCCCTGGCGGCGGCCCTTCCCGCGCATGCGCCCGAAGCGATCTGGGTGCCCTGGCCGGAGACGCTGGCGGGCTCCCTCGCACTGGAGGGGCGCCACCTGCTGGTCTCCCGGAGGGAACGCTGCGGGTCCCTCGTCATGGGTCCGGGTTTGGGCCGGGAAGAGGAAACCCTTCGCCTCGTGGCCGAGGCCGACCGTCTGGTCGACGTGCCGGTCGCTCTCGATGCCGATGCCTTGCAGAAAGGGCTGGTCGACGAGCTCGCCGGTCGTAGAGACCGCGTCGCGCCCCTCGTGTTGACGCCCCATGCCGGCGAATTCGCCCGGATAGCGGAGGAGGATCCGAATGATCGGTCCCTGCTCGGTTATTCCCAGCGTCTGGGAGTGATCACCTGTCTGAAAGGACCGGTCACGCGGATATCCAATGGAAACCGGATCTATCTGAGCCCCTACGGCGGACCGGTCCTCGCGCGGGGCGGAAGCGGCGATCTGCTGGCCGGTATTCTTGGAACGGCTCTGGCCGGTTGTCCGGGCGCCATCCTCGAGGCGACCTGCCGCGCTGTTGTCTGGCATGGACGGGCTGCGGATCTGCTGGCCCGGTCCCGCGGACCCGTGGCCGTTCGCACCGGCGAGGTGCTTGATTTTCTGTCCCCCGTCCTCAGGCGATCCGACCATGGCTGTTGA
- a CDS encoding pyridoxine 5'-phosphate synthase — translation MTPDHVLLGVNIDHAATLRQARYRESGRSSGFVVEPDPVLVGLLVEKAGADGITVHLREDRRHIQDEDVRRLRQSIATRLNLEMAATDAMIRYALDLGPDSVCLVPENREEVTTEGGLDVVAASSRVGEVVAAMSRAGIQTSLFIDPDPEQVEQAAALQAPWIELHTGSFANAIGASRREELERLQQAAELGASLGLVINAGHGINYVNISEIMRIPHLHELNIGHSIMARSLLFGLDEAVREMKAKMRIHAGA, via the coding sequence ATGACTCCCGATCACGTTCTGCTTGGCGTCAACATCGATCATGCGGCGACCCTCCGGCAAGCCCGATATCGGGAATCGGGCCGCTCTTCGGGTTTTGTCGTCGAGCCCGATCCGGTCCTGGTTGGTCTGCTTGTGGAAAAGGCGGGAGCGGACGGAATCACCGTTCATCTGAGGGAGGATCGCCGCCATATTCAGGACGAGGATGTGCGCCGTCTTCGTCAGAGCATAGCCACGCGGTTGAACCTCGAAATGGCGGCAACGGACGCCATGATCCGCTACGCCCTGGATCTGGGACCGGATTCGGTTTGTCTGGTTCCCGAGAATCGGGAGGAGGTCACTACGGAGGGTGGGCTCGACGTCGTGGCCGCGTCCTCCCGGGTCGGAGAGGTGGTCGCGGCGATGAGCAGGGCGGGCATCCAGACGAGCCTCTTCATCGATCCCGATCCCGAGCAGGTTGAGCAGGCGGCGGCGTTGCAGGCGCCTTGGATCGAATTGCACACCGGTTCATTCGCCAATGCCATCGGCGCGTCACGGCGGGAGGAACTCGAGCGATTGCAGCAGGCGGCCGAACTCGGCGCGTCGCTCGGCCTGGTCATCAACGCGGGCCACGGTATCAACTACGTGAATATCTCCGAGATCATGCGGATCCCCCATCTGCACGAACTCAATATCGGGCACAGCATCATGGCGCGGTCCCTCCTGTTCGGACTCGACGAGGCGGTTCGCGAAATGAAGGCAAAGATGAGGATTCATGCCGGCGCCTGA
- a CDS encoding VC0807 family protein, with product MTHPAQTNPTEVRQENLWLNLLCNIVVPALILTTLSKPERLGPVWALIIGVSLPLGYGIYDLVVRRKWNFFSILGLISILLTGGLGLLGISPFWFAVKEAAIPLTFGLAVLGSLFTPFPLVRTFLYNDRMINVARVDAELDRLTHHESFERLLTTSTYLLATAFFVSAVLNFALARFVIKSPGGSPEFAAELGRMTALSWPVITIPVLVVMIVALWRLINGIKKLTGLELDDILKTQPEKKK from the coding sequence ATGACCCATCCCGCCCAGACCAATCCGACCGAGGTGCGCCAGGAGAATCTCTGGCTCAATCTTCTCTGCAATATCGTGGTTCCGGCACTGATCCTGACCACCCTGAGCAAACCGGAACGACTCGGACCGGTCTGGGCATTGATCATCGGCGTCAGCCTGCCCCTGGGATACGGGATCTATGATCTGGTCGTCCGCCGCAAATGGAACTTCTTCTCCATCCTCGGCCTGATCAGCATCCTGTTGACGGGTGGGCTCGGGCTTCTCGGTATCTCGCCTTTCTGGTTCGCGGTCAAGGAGGCGGCCATCCCCCTGACCTTCGGCCTGGCCGTCCTCGGTTCCCTCTTCACCCCGTTTCCCCTGGTCAGGACCTTTCTCTACAACGACCGGATGATCAATGTCGCCCGGGTTGACGCCGAGTTGGACCGACTGACTCACCACGAGTCGTTTGAACGTCTCCTGACCACCTCAACCTACCTCCTGGCCACAGCGTTTTTCGTCAGCGCGGTCCTCAACTTCGCCCTCGCCCGCTTTGTGATCAAGAGCCCGGGCGGCTCCCCGGAATTCGCGGCCGAACTCGGACGGATGACAGCGCTGAGCTGGCCGGTCATCACCATTCCCGTCCTCGTCGTCATGATCGTCGCCCTCTGGCGTCTGATCAATGGCATCAAGAAACTGACCGGACTCGAACTTGACGATATCCTGAAGACCCAACCGGAAAAAAAGAAATAG
- a CDS encoding citrate synthase, whose protein sequence is MSENAVLKLNGRSLEFPLMKGSEGEEAVDFRKLREASGGFITFDEGYGNTGSCVSNITFIDGDKGILRYRGYPIEQLAEKSDFIETAYLVMYGELPTKEQRVAFSTRLADQAGIHERMLHLFEGYPRDAHPMAILGAMVSSLACYDPHLATNDHNRDLENFDEAAAIALSKVRTIAAVAYRMSRGLPTIYPDRNLRYCENFLHMMFSDPYRQHVASDEVARAMNLILLLHADHEQNCSTSTVRMVASSGANLFASTAAGISALWGPLHGGANVAVIEMLQSIYDRGDDGSRFIDAAKSGEARLMGFGHRVYKNYDPRAKIIGRACETLLASLGHVDPLLDIARHLEKAALGDDYFLERKLYPNVDFYSGIMMRAIGIPLNMFTVMFSIGRMPGWIANWHEVASDKKGRIYRPRQIYDGPVLRDYIPVDKRA, encoded by the coding sequence ATGTCTGAAAACGCTGTTCTTAAGCTCAATGGTCGGAGTCTCGAGTTCCCCTTGATGAAGGGGTCGGAGGGCGAGGAAGCGGTTGATTTCCGCAAGCTTCGCGAGGCCTCCGGTGGGTTCATAACCTTTGACGAGGGCTACGGGAATACCGGCTCGTGCGTCAGCAACATCACCTTCATCGATGGAGACAAGGGCATCCTCCGTTACCGTGGATACCCCATCGAGCAACTTGCGGAGAAGTCGGACTTCATTGAGACCGCTTATCTGGTGATGTATGGCGAGTTGCCGACAAAGGAGCAGCGGGTCGCCTTCTCCACCCGTCTGGCGGATCAGGCCGGCATTCATGAGCGGATGCTCCACCTTTTCGAGGGATATCCCCGTGACGCACATCCGATGGCCATCCTCGGAGCCATGGTCAGCTCGCTCGCCTGTTACGACCCCCACCTCGCGACCAATGACCATAATCGCGACCTGGAGAACTTTGACGAAGCGGCGGCCATTGCTCTTTCAAAAGTGCGGACAATCGCGGCAGTCGCCTACCGGATGAGCCGTGGCCTGCCCACCATCTATCCGGACAGGAACCTCCGCTACTGCGAGAACTTCCTGCACATGATGTTTTCGGACCCTTATCGTCAGCATGTGGCTTCGGACGAAGTGGCCCGCGCGATGAACCTGATTCTGCTTCTGCATGCCGACCACGAGCAGAACTGCTCGACCTCCACGGTCCGCATGGTTGCCTCCAGCGGCGCCAACCTCTTTGCCTCAACGGCCGCAGGCATCTCTGCGCTTTGGGGGCCTCTCCATGGCGGTGCCAACGTCGCGGTGATCGAGATGCTTCAGTCGATCTACGACCGGGGAGACGATGGTTCCCGTTTCATTGATGCGGCCAAGTCAGGAGAAGCACGGCTCATGGGCTTCGGTCACCGGGTTTACAAGAATTACGACCCGCGCGCCAAGATCATCGGCAGGGCCTGCGAGACACTTCTGGCCAGCCTGGGTCATGTCGATCCCCTGCTCGATATCGCCCGCCACCTTGAGAAGGCGGCCCTTGGGGATGATTATTTTCTGGAGCGGAAGCTCTACCCGAACGTGGACTTTTACAGTGGAATCATGATGCGTGCCATCGGGATTCCCCTCAACATGTTCACGGTCATGTTCTCCATCGGACGCATGCCGGGCTGGATCGCGAATTGGCACGAGGTCGCTTCGGACAAGAAGGGTCGCATCTACCGTCCGCGCCAGATCTACGACGGTCCCGTCCTGCGGGATTATATTCCTGTCGACAAGCGGGCTTGA
- the hisH gene encoding imidazole glycerol phosphate synthase subunit HisH yields the protein MDPREHEIAVINYGMGNLRSVTKALEAVGARVRLVERPGEVEGAAGIVLPGVGAIGDCIDALNRSGLADTIREWIAADQPFLGVCLGLQALFEASEEGGVRGLGIFPGQVIRFRSRDLKIPHMGWNDVVFRPAASPLTAEVSAGNGQFYFVHSYYVRPEDPDLIAGETDYGGRFTSMIARGRCFATQFHPEKSQQAGLALYRGFVEMAKGA from the coding sequence ATGGATCCTCGAGAGCACGAGATCGCCGTGATCAACTACGGCATGGGAAATCTCCGGAGTGTCACCAAGGCCCTCGAGGCGGTCGGCGCCAGGGTCCGCCTGGTTGAGCGACCCGGGGAGGTGGAAGGAGCGGCCGGGATCGTTCTTCCCGGGGTTGGCGCGATCGGTGATTGTATCGATGCGCTCAACCGCAGTGGTCTGGCGGATACGATCCGGGAGTGGATCGCGGCCGACCAGCCCTTCCTGGGGGTCTGTCTGGGATTGCAGGCCCTTTTCGAGGCATCGGAGGAGGGCGGGGTTCGCGGGTTGGGCATCTTCCCCGGGCAAGTCATCCGGTTTCGGAGCCGGGATCTCAAGATTCCGCACATGGGATGGAATGACGTGGTGTTCCGGCCGGCGGCCTCCCCGCTGACGGCGGAAGTCTCCGCGGGGAACGGGCAGTTCTATTTTGTACACAGTTATTATGTCCGGCCGGAGGATCCGGATCTCATTGCGGGTGAGACGGACTACGGCGGGCGCTTCACGTCGATGATCGCCCGCGGACGCTGCTTTGCCACCCAGTTCCACCCGGAGAAGTCGCAGCAGGCCGGACTGGCGCTTTATCGTGGATTCGTCGAGATGGCCAAAGGGGCATAA
- the hisB gene encoding imidazoleglycerol-phosphate dehydratase HisB, whose amino-acid sequence MASKRIASLSRRTTETEIELTLDLDGTGKARLATGIPFFDHLLELFARHGLFDLEVSARGDVDVDYHHTVEDVGLVLGNAFREALGDKVGIRRYGFFILPMDECLSRVAIDLSNRPFLAYDVVVEDSYVRDFNILLIKEFCRAFSNSLGANLHVRLEYGEEAHHAVECVMKCLARALDVATSIDPRAADALPSTKGTLT is encoded by the coding sequence ATGGCTTCGAAACGAATAGCATCGCTCAGTCGAAGGACGACGGAAACCGAGATTGAACTGACTCTCGATCTTGATGGCACCGGCAAGGCACGGTTGGCCACCGGCATACCCTTTTTCGACCATCTGCTCGAACTCTTCGCCCGTCACGGACTCTTTGATCTGGAGGTCAGCGCTCGCGGCGACGTCGATGTGGATTACCATCACACGGTGGAGGATGTCGGCCTGGTTCTGGGGAATGCCTTTCGTGAGGCCCTTGGCGACAAGGTGGGGATTCGGCGCTACGGCTTTTTCATCCTTCCGATGGATGAATGTCTTTCCCGGGTCGCCATCGATCTGAGCAATCGCCCGTTCCTCGCCTACGATGTCGTGGTCGAGGACAGCTATGTGCGGGATTTTAATATCCTCCTGATCAAGGAATTCTGCCGGGCCTTTTCCAATTCCCTGGGGGCTAATCTTCATGTGCGCCTCGAGTATGGCGAAGAAGCCCACCATGCCGTGGAATGTGTCATGAAATGCCTTGCCCGGGCCCTCGACGTGGCCACTTCCATCGACCCCCGCGCGGCCGATGCACTTCCCTCGACCAAGGGGACGTTGACTTGA